CCCGGCTGCTCGGGGACCGAACGCGACGTTGTCCAGGACGCTGCGATGGCCGAAGAGCCGGTAGTCCTGGAAGACCATCCCCACGCGGCGCCGAGCTGCCGGCACCCAGGTGTCGGACGCGGCGTCGTCGAGCACCCGGTCACCGAGGACGATCCGTCCGGCGTCGACAGGGTCGAGGCCCGCGAGCGCCCTCAGCAGAGACGACTTGCCCGCGCCGTTCGGACCGACGACCGCGACGATCTCGCCGGCCTCGACCTGGAGCGCAGCACGGAGGTGGAAGGCGCCCCGGACCACGTGGACGTCGGCGTGCAGCGCAGACCCGTGAGCAGGTTTCACCGGACGACCCCCTGGAGCCACCGGTCGCGGAGCAGCACGAGCACGAGAACGGCCACGGTGAGGAGCACGAGGCTCAGGGCGACCGCCGTGTCCGGGTCGGACTGCAGCGCCAGGTAGACGGCGAGCGGCATCGTCTGGGTGGAGCCGGGAAGGTTGCCGGCGAAGGTGATGGTCGCACCGAACTCGCCGAGCGCTCGGGCCCAGCAGAGCACGGCGCCGGCGAGCAGCGCGGGCGCGAGCGTCGGGAGGGTCACGTGGAGGAAGATGTGCAGCCGCGAGGCGCCGAGGGTGGCTGCGGCCTCGGCGAGAGAGTCGTCGACCGTCGCGAGCGCACCGTCGAGAGCGAGGACGAAGAACGGCATGGCGACGAAGGTCTGTGCGAGCACGACTGCGACCGTCGTGAACGGGATGCTCAGCCCGAACCACAGCTCGAGGTACTGCCCAGCGACACCGGTGCGGCCGTACGCGAGGAGGAGCGCGACCCCTCCGACGACGGGCGGCAGGACGACCGGGACGGTGACGAGCGTGCGCAGGAGCCTGCGCCCCGGGAGGTGTGCCCGCGCGAGGACGAGCGCCAGCGGCACGCCGAGCACGATGGCGACGGTGGTCGCTGCCGTCGCGGTGCCGAGCGAGAGGAGCAGCGCCGACCGCGTCAGCGGGTCGGTGAGGATGCCCGCGAGCGCGGCCCACGGAGCACGCACGACGAGGGCTGCGAGCGGCAGGACGAGAAAGGCCATCCCGAGGGCGGCCGGTATCCACAGGACGACGGGAAACCGTCCTTGGACGCGCGCGCGGGCCGCCCGACGGCTGCTGCGGCGTGCTGGCGTGACGGGATGCGGGCTCTCGTCGGTGGTCGTGGCGGTCACGGCACGCCGAAGCCGGCGTCCATGAGGATGCCTCTGCCGACAGGACCGAGGACCAGGTCGACGAAGTCGGCCGCCGACGGGGAGGCGTCGGCGAGCGCGACGATCGGATAGGAGACGGGAACCTGGAGATCGTCGGGCACGATGACCTCGGTGACGTCGCCGTCGGCCGACCGGATGTCGGTGGTGTAGACGACGCCTGCGTCGACCTCGCCGAGGCGCACCTTCGTGAGGACGGCGCGGACGTCCGGCTCGAGCGTCACCGGCTGGACGTCGAGCCCTGCGCGCTCGAGCATCTGTGCTGCTGCAGCACCGCACGGGACGTCGATCTGGCAGAGGGCCACGTCGACGTCGCTGCGCGCGAGGTCGGCCATGGTCGTCACTGCCGGTGCAGATGCCGACGCCGACGCCGTCGCCGGGACGGCGATGGCGAGCGCGTTGGTCGCGAAGGTCTGAGGGTCGTGCGCACCACCGGCGTCCGTGACGACCGCCATCGTCGCGGGGCTCGCGGACGCGAAGACGTCTGCCGGCGCCCCCGCGAGGACCTGCTGCGCGAGCTCCGAGCTGCCGGCGAAGCTCAGACGGACCTCGACACCGGGGTGAGCCTCCTCGAACGCGTCGCCGATGAGCGTGAAGGGCTCTGTCAGCGATGCCGCGGCAAGGATCGTGAGCGTCTCGGTCGGAGCGTCCGGCATGCACGCAGCGAGGAGCAGCCCAGCGAGGACGAGGCCTCCGACGGCCGGTGCACTACGCCCGCGCACCGGGCACCTCGATCACGACGTCGGTGGCCTTGACGGACGCGACCGCCCGCACCCCGGGCTCGAGCCCGAGCTCGTCTGCTGCCTCCCTGCTGATGAGCGAGACGACCCGGTGCGGTCCGGCCTGGATCTCGACCTGCGCCATGACCGTGTCGCGCACGACACGGGTGACGAGCCCGGCGAAGGAGTTTCGCGCAGACCGTGAGCCGGTGCTGCCGCCTGCTGGTGCGACAGCCGAGCGCGCGACCTCTTGAGCGAGGCGCGCGAGGTC
This sequence is a window from Sanguibacter antarcticus. Protein-coding genes within it:
- a CDS encoding ABC transporter permease; this encodes MTATTTDESPHPVTPARRSSRRAARARVQGRFPVVLWIPAALGMAFLVLPLAALVVRAPWAALAGILTDPLTRSALLLSLGTATAATTVAIVLGVPLALVLARAHLPGRRLLRTLVTVPVVLPPVVGGVALLLAYGRTGVAGQYLELWFGLSIPFTTVAVVLAQTFVAMPFFVLALDGALATVDDSLAEAAATLGASRLHIFLHVTLPTLAPALLAGAVLCWARALGEFGATITFAGNLPGSTQTMPLAVYLALQSDPDTAVALSLVLLTVAVLVLVLLRDRWLQGVVR
- the modA gene encoding molybdate ABC transporter substrate-binding protein encodes the protein MRGRSAPAVGGLVLAGLLLAACMPDAPTETLTILAAASLTEPFTLIGDAFEEAHPGVEVRLSFAGSSELAQQVLAGAPADVFASASPATMAVVTDAGGAHDPQTFATNALAIAVPATASASASAPAVTTMADLARSDVDVALCQIDVPCGAAAAQMLERAGLDVQPVTLEPDVRAVLTKVRLGEVDAGVVYTTDIRSADGDVTEVIVPDDLQVPVSYPIVALADASPSAADFVDLVLGPVGRGILMDAGFGVP
- a CDS encoding TOBE domain-containing protein, with translation MTVHTYRVREASELLGVSDDTMRRWIEAGRIDAVKTDGRTVVAGADLARLAQEVARSAVAPAGGSTGSRSARNSFAGLVTRVVRDTVMAQVEIQAGPHRVVSLISREAADELGLEPGVRAVASVKATDVVIEVPGARA